Genomic DNA from Aerosakkonema funiforme FACHB-1375:
GATAGTCGCCGTTAAAATTTACGCGATAAATAGCGCGATCGCTCTTTTGCGGATCTAAAGTTTGGTCGATCTTGACCTCAATTTGAGAACCGGCGACAGTCAAAAAACGGGTAACAGGTCGCGTCTCCTGTACGCGCACCAACCTGTTGCCAACTTGAGTATTGTAGGAGTACGGTTCTTGGATCGTGTAGCGCACTTGAGGTGCTGTTTGTTCTAGCCTTTCTCCCGCAACGCTTTCTGCTACCTGCGCTACCCGTGCTTGTTCCCAAAAGTGGTAACGAGTGCCTAAAGTCGAACAAAGAAAGAAACCTGCGATCGAAAGGGCAAATACTAGGGCTGCGTGCAATAGCAGTCGCAGTAATACGGAATAACCCACTAACCATTGCCCCAACATATCACCTGTTTCCGATTCGTCTCGGCGGCGAGAAAAGTTGAGTACGGCTAGAACAAAGCCCATAAACCCCACTAAGCCGACCAGTATGAGGAACGTGCGTAGCACTTTGGCCCCAAATTGAATCAGCTGGGAGGGTTGCGTGAGGTCGGGTAAGCCAGGAATACCTTGGGCAACTTCAAACATGATTAATTTTTATTGCTAAAAAATATAAATTTTCTCAGAGCGTAGAATGCAAGACGGATAAAGGTTATGAGGAGTTTCTTACAGCCCTTTCGATGTGAGTGTGGCTGTTGAATTAGGAATCAATATTCAGAATGCTGTAGCAACCAAAAATCTTCAGCGTTTCGGCGTGGTCTGCCAATTCGGTTAAAGCAGATTTGACTAATGGCTCATTAGCCTCAGCTTCTAAGTCTATAAAAAAGAGATATTCACCTAGCGATCGCTTAGTCGGGCGCGACTCAATTCTGCTAAGATTGATATTTCTTTCGGCAAATACTTGCAGAGGTTTAGCAAGAGCTCCCGGTACATTAGCCGGAACGCTAAAAGCTAGCGAAGTGCGATCGCCGCCAGGAGAAGGTTGTAAACTAAGTACCCAGAACCGCGTGTGGTTACAGGGATAATCATTAATTGGACTGGCAAGAATAGGTAGGTTGTAAAGTTGGGCAGCCCTCAGAGAAGATATTGCCCCAGCTGTACTATCTGTCTCCAGATAACCTAGCGCCTCCGTAGTAGAATTCATCGGCACTAACTGAACAGAGGGTAGAAATTTATCCAGCCATTCTTGACATTGAGCCAAAGCTTGCGGGTGCGAGTAAACAGTTTCGATCGCCTCTAAACTACCCGCACACGACAGCAAAGCATGAGAAATCGGCAAAACTAAAGCTTGTTGAACTTGCAGCGTATCTAACCGCCAGAGTGTATCCAGGGTCATAGTCACACTGCCTTCCAGAGAATTTTCCACCGGCACAACAGCTAGATCTACTTGCCCAGTTGCTGCCGCTTGAAGCGTTTGGGCAATGCTCGGATAGGGACACAAAAAGGATTGTTGGCCTTTTTTCTGGATCAGCCAATTAGCATAGGCGACGGCAGCTGCTTCTGCATAAGTGCCGCTCGGCCCCAGATGTGCGATCGATATCGATATACTCATAAAGTTATTTTCTCAGCTTCTTAACCTTTCTTTGGTGGGTTCAGAGTCTTGTGAATATTGCATACGATCGGGTGAGGTATACAGAAAGATTCAGAAAAATCTCAATATACCGAATCCCACAACAGTCTACTATTGCCAGCTGCAAAGCAATGGTATGATTAAGACTTGCAACCGGATGTTTTAAGAACTGTAACGTAAAATTAATTAATAGACATAGAGAAAAAACACTCTGTACCCTTTTACCTATGCACACCCGATTTGTCGCTTCCCAAACTGTTGAAATTGCTGTCCCAGAGCAACCGATTCCCATCAAGCATTATTTGCGTCAGCCTCAACGTCTTGTCAATGCTCTGGTCGATCCAAGTCGGATCGCACAATTGGGCGAGGAAATTTTTCGCTTAAAAATGCGCCCTCTCCACTTTATGATGTTAACAATTCAACCCACAGTAGATATGAAGGTGTGGACAGAAGCCGATGGCACAGTTCATTTAGAGTCTGTGGGCTGTCAAATTGTGGGTATTGAATATGTGAATCAACGCTTTGCGTTGAACTTGAAAGGAAGACTGTCGCCTTCGCAAGTTAAGGGATTGACTTATCTGAAAGGAAAAGCAGATTTAGAAGTACAAGTTGAGCTACCACCTCCATTTTGGTTAACGCCCAAACCAATGTTGGAAGCGACCGGCAACGGTCTACTGAAAAGTGTATTGTTAACTGTAAAACATCGGTTAATGCACCAATTGCTGCTGGATTATCGTAAATGGGCAAGTGTTCCAGCTTTGGGAATAGAAAACAGAGAAAATACCTCCTTAATTCCCACTTCCCAGACTCCACTCCCCAGCCCTTAGTCAGTGGCAACAAGGACGAAAGGAGAGCCGATGCCAGCGTGAAGGGCCATATTCTTCCAGAGCTTTTATGTGTCGAGCGGTGCCATAACCCTTGTTGGCATCTAGATCGTATTGCGGGTATTTACGAGCCAAGCGAAGGATGAGATCGTCTCGCCATACCTTAGCCAGAATACTAGCAGCGGCGATCGCTACCAACTTTTCATCTCCCTTCACCACCGATTGTTGTGGTATCGGTAAATCCGGAAGAGCCCACTTGCCATCAATCAGACAAACAGAGGGCTGCACCTTCAGTTTGATCACAGATCTCCGCATTGCCAACAACGATGCTCGTAAAATATTGAGGCGATCGATTTCCCGGACTGAAGCTATACCGATTTGGTAATCTAACGCCACAGCCCGAATCCGATCGGCAAACCTCCTTCGCCCAACATTAGTCAGTTGTTTGCTATCTTTTATCCCCGCAGCAGCTAATTCCGCCCAAGCGGCATCCGGTAAAATTACAGCTGCCGCCACTACAGGACCGAACAAACAACCTCGCCCGACTTCATCAACACCTGCAACCAGCTCGGTAAAGAGGGAGTGGGGGAGTGGGGGAGTGGAGGAGTGGGGGAGTGCTGCAATTATCAGATCCTTCATCTTCATTTTTCCATCTCCCATTTCCCCATCAGCCATCACCGTGAGTTATTTGCAACTAGCAATTTTACCGATCGCTCTCACCGTCAGTAGCCGAGGAACGGCGACGACGCCGACGCCGCAGCAACAAAGAATCGCCATTATCCGATTCGCTCGATGCGATCGCTACAGGCTCAGGATCGGGATCGACACTTTGCTCGATGCTGTCTGTATCTTGGATGTCGAACGATGGCTCGGAGTCAAAACTTTCCTCATCAGAGTAGTTAGGAATTCCCCTGTCCGGTGCTTCTGTATAATCGCGATCGATCTCCTCTGTTCTAGATTGAGCCGGTTCAAAAGCAACATCTTCGTCTGCTTGTCCTGGCAACTTCACAATTATAGTTGCGGCTTTGGGATTTTTAAGTTGGCGATTTAAACGTACCAGAGGGGACACACCCATAAAAGCATAAACTTGCTGTTCCTCTGGAGTCATTTCTACAGAAACGATTTCCGGCGGTACAGTTTCTGGCTTCACAGGACGCTCTATGCGCGAGCTGTCGAGGCGAAGTCCTTTCGGCCCCGTTGGCGAAAACACCTTTGAAGGCAAAGGTTCTGGCTCACTCATCCATTTGGAATCGTTTGATATGGAGCTAGGTGATTTAGTGGGAGACACAAACTCATTCGGCTTGGGCGACTCTTCTTCCAAACGTCCACCTTCACCAATACCCAGGCGGCGACGACGGCGACGGCGAGAGTTAGCTCCCAAACCGCGTTCTTGATAGTTGGGATGATTCATCATATCCAAGTCAAGATCGGAACCGGGAGCCATATCATCTGCATAACCCTCTGCATCCCAGAAGTTATCCTGTCCGGCGGTTTCTCGCACGACTTCGCTTTGTCCGTAGGGTGCGGGTAGTACGGGACGACTCTGGAAGGAAGCAGATCCAGCACTTTCTGGAATTTCATCTGCCGATGGGAAGATGCGT
This window encodes:
- a CDS encoding ribonuclease HII, which gives rise to MKDLIIAALPHSSTPPLPHSLFTELVAGVDEVGRGCLFGPVVAAAVILPDAAWAELAAAGIKDSKQLTNVGRRRFADRIRAVALDYQIGIASVREIDRLNILRASLLAMRRSVIKLKVQPSVCLIDGKWALPDLPIPQQSVVKGDEKLVAIAAASILAKVWRDDLILRLARKYPQYDLDANKGYGTARHIKALEEYGPSRWHRLSFRPCCH
- a CDS encoding DUF1997 domain-containing protein — protein: MHTRFVASQTVEIAVPEQPIPIKHYLRQPQRLVNALVDPSRIAQLGEEIFRLKMRPLHFMMLTIQPTVDMKVWTEADGTVHLESVGCQIVGIEYVNQRFALNLKGRLSPSQVKGLTYLKGKADLEVQVELPPPFWLTPKPMLEATGNGLLKSVLLTVKHRLMHQLLLDYRKWASVPALGIENRENTSLIPTSQTPLPSP
- the pheA gene encoding prephenate dehydratase encodes the protein MSISIAHLGPSGTYAEAAAVAYANWLIQKKGQQSFLCPYPSIAQTLQAAATGQVDLAVVPVENSLEGSVTMTLDTLWRLDTLQVQQALVLPISHALLSCAGSLEAIETVYSHPQALAQCQEWLDKFLPSVQLVPMNSTTEALGYLETDSTAGAISSLRAAQLYNLPILASPINDYPCNHTRFWVLSLQPSPGGDRTSLAFSVPANVPGALAKPLQVFAERNINLSRIESRPTKRSLGEYLFFIDLEAEANEPLVKSALTELADHAETLKIFGCYSILNIDS